From Salmo salar chromosome ssa09, Ssal_v3.1, whole genome shotgun sequence:
ggggtatttgtactttactatttaaatttatggcaacttttacttcactacattcctaaagaaaataatgtactttttactccatacattttccctgacacccaaaagtactcgttacagtTTGACAGGAAAGTGGTCCAatttacacacttatcaagagaacatccctggtcatctttactgccactgatctggcggactcactaaacccaaatgctttgtttgtaaattattttctgagtgttggagtgtgcccctggctatccgtaaataaataaaaaatacaagaaaATTGTTCCGTCTGGTTTCCTTAAAATAAGGAAGTTAAAATgattttttacttttgatacttaagtacattttagcaattccatttacttttgatacttaagtatatttaaaaccaaatactttcagacttttactcaagtagtatttgacTGGGTCACTTTCACTTTTACAGAAGAAGGGTTTTGGAGAGGTTTCAGTATGGAGAACACAGACAGACGGCTATAATGTTGTGGTCCATGAATGAGATTGTGATTAGTGTGATGTGGTTGACAGGCTGGAGTTCAAGGAGGAGATGCTGAGGAAGAGATATGAAGAGGAAGTGGGCTCCCTGGCGGAGGAGAGGGCGAAGCAGGAGGCGGAGGAGCACCGCTCCCTCATGACCTGGAACCAGGAGGAGAACCTTCGCATGCTCAAGATCAGGTCAGGAAGGAACAGGACATCCGGTTCTGatttgtccaaaatggcaccctattccttatgtagtgcagaGCAGTTTTCCCTGCCATTTTCATGTCCACCTCCATCAAATGATCCATGAAGCCTAATGGAAAATGTCTGTCCTGTATTCacattctctttccctcctctctctcgttctctgccTTTAGGGAACTGAGAGTTCAGAAAGAGGTGGAAGCTGCTGAGGTCAAGAAGACAGAGGCAGCTATTCTGCGAGAGCAGGCCATGGAAAGCTTTGttaaagagaaaggagaggagataatGCGGATTCAGGTATGTAGAGGTTTGGTCAACCTTTTTGAAAGCCAAAGTTACGTTTATTGACCTTGTTGTAAACAAATGCGGCGCCATGTTGGCGGACGTTGTTTTCCTCTGAAACTAGaattgttgtagtgtcatgtcaaTGCATCAATGTCCCAACTCTCTACATACGTGGCTCTGTTCCAGGAGGAAGCCAAGAGCTTCATCAACCTGGAGAACCTGGACCAGCGTATTGAAGAAGCCCTGGACAACCCTAAGAACTATAACTTTGCCATCGACAAAGATGGCCGCGTGGTGAAGAGGACTGTGCTGCAGTGAGAGAGACTGAGGATGGCTGGaagtgtagggtgaagttgcccctagactctgatctggattCAGTTTAGCATTTCCCCcactatggttaaggttaggattgtggGATTGGAAGCTGATTCTGGATCTATACCTAATGGAAACTTCACcttggagcctggctggaggCCTCAGAGGAGACTGTATGAGAGTCGCGACTgattgatctacaaatcacctagCATCATAAATAAACTAgtcattattatttgtagatcagtcagtcacaatttacccacaatgcatcaCACAATGCTCTGGAACAAGCCAGTGTGACCTTTTCTCATTCGGGCAAAAGCccgtcctctaccctctctccttcctctgtgaCCCGGAAACCGATAAGTTATTGAGATGTCAATTCGTTAGTAGGCAAACTGAAGAGGCCTACTCCCTTCCTCGATAGCCACGTTTCATTGAGGATAGACATGTGTATCCTACCTGAGTCCTTCACTGAACAGTTGTGATATCTACCACGCCCACTTAGAAACAGcaggtttttttatttattgtcagAGGAGAAAAGCATGAACACGTTTTAAAAACAATATGCTACTTCTCCTTCGTCTAGAAAATGTCTTGCTCAatcatgatgtggttagctgggGTGTAGTTATTTGTCCAAACCCTAGCAAATTGTGCCGTTTATGTTAgtaatgtgggggggggggaatcgATTAGTTACGTATCGCAATGTTATTTTTGATGAtattacacagtgtacaaaacattaagtatacctgctcttttcatgacagactgaatccaggtgaaagctatgatccgcttgttaaatccacttcaatcagtgtagatgaaggggaggtgatgggttaaagaaggatttttaagccttgagacacttgagtcaacatggaccagcatcccctgtggaacgctttcgacaccttgtagagtccatgtcctgatgaattgaggctgttctgagggcaactcaatattaggaaggtgttcttaatgttttgtacactcggtgtatagcGATACTGTAAAAGGAGACCCCCCCCTGTTCCTGGGCCAGAACTCCAGTATTGTTCATCCTGTAGATTTTTCTCCATCTTATCTTTATTTCCAATTTATCAAAAattgtttcaaatcaaatttatttatatagcccttcttacatcagctgatatctcaaagtgctgtacagaaacccagcctaaaaccccaaacagcaagcaatgcaggtgtagaagcacggtgactaggaaaaactccctagaaaggccaaaacctaggaagaaacctagagaggaaccaggctatgagggggggccagtcctcttctggctgtactaaATGTCATAATATAAAGATACAATGTACATTTGAgaaacatacaaaacacacaacaaGTTTCTCCATGTACAATTCTAATGCTCTCTCTtgcctctgcagcagacatatagtgaccAATATGTTTGGCAAGGTCCCTCACAATGgggataatatcgtatcgtgaggccCCTGACAATTCGCAAACCTAGTTTCTATTGGACCAATTCAGataggtccctccctgtttcgttTGCTTCCATTTTGTTCTGTTTGGTTCCTTGTGAATACAGCCCTGATTTGTTAAATTACCTACTCAAGCGTTGTAATATCTGTCATGCGTCTCGATGTATTCGTGGCAGGAACTCAACCCTTAAAAAGGACAGCCTACTCTGTGTGTGATGATGAACAGTTTCCTGGCACAATTACCCATGTCTCCACTTGTTTGGTTATGGCGGGGATTTACAGGTTATGAAACTGTTGTAAAACTTCAAACTATGGACTTTGCTTCAAGCTTGTAGATCTCATCTGTCAAGTACACAATGGGAACATTATGTAATAAATAATAGTTTCTTCCTGATTGATCATCTCTACTACTTTCTTGTGAGTCATGTGGCTTTAAATCGtttaaattattataattattattatggcACCGGAGGAGATTttctacataatgtttctgctacccgaaaagagcttctggatatcagaacaacgattactcacctcaaactggactaagatttttgtttatttttaacgAGTCGGACACAAAGGATTTACTGCAGATATCGGACCAGGCCCAAACCCCACGTCAATCGCATTGAAGAGAAGACCGAGAGACAGGGGCTGCAGATCGGGGTGCATGTGAGAATTTGTCGgcaagtgggtaacccgcctctaccatccgtcctattggccaacgtgcaatcactggagaataaactggatgagctctgtttgagactatcctaccgacgggacattaaaaactgtaatatcttatgtttcactgagtcgtggctgaacgacgacattaagaacatacagctgcctcctgtaagacaaggggtgaaggtctgtctatttgtcaataacagctggtgcacaaaatctaatattaatgAAGTCTCAAGggtttgcttgcctgaggtagagtaccttatgataagctgtagaccacactatctacagtaccaagagagtttatctatatttttcatagccgcCTCTTTGTACCACCAAAAaaacgatgctggcactaagaccacactcaacgagctgtatataaggccataagcaaacaagaaaatgctcatccagaggtggcgctcctagtggccggggactttaatgcagggaaacttaaatccctttttacctcatttctaccaacatgttacgtgtgcaaccagagggcaaaacatttctagaccacctttattccacagacgtgtacaaagctctccctcaccctccatttggtgaatctgaccataactctatactcctaattcctgcttacaagcaagaactaaagcaggaagtaccagtgactcgctcaatatgtaAGTGATCGGATGACTCgggtgctaagctacaggaccgtcttgctagcacagactggaatatgttccgggattcctccgatggcattgaggagtacaccacatccgtcactggcttcatcaataagtgcatcgacgacgtctcCACAGTGACGGTACATacgtatcccaaccagaagccatggattacaggcaacatccgcaccaagctaaaggctagagctgctgctttcaaggagcggggcgctaatccggacgcttataagaaatcccgttatGCCATCAGATGCCACTTTTAGAGGCTGTATGACACTCAGGCCTTTTTAGAGGCTGTATGACACTCAGGCCCTTTTAGAGGCTGTACGACACTCAGGCCCTTTTAGAGGCTGTACGACACTCAGGCCCTTTTAGAGGCTAGTGACACTCAGGCAAGGAAGAAGACAAGACAAATAGCAGGATCTCAATTCACAATATGTGTGTCTTCCTCCAAAGCCCCCTGGTCTGAGGTACAAAACAAACACCAACATTCATTACCACTGCAATCCGGCTGCTCAATTAGATCAGGGAGGTAAGTCAAAAATGTAACCAGTAAATGAAGGTAAAATATGTACATTTATCCACTTTTCAGAAAACCAAAGGGTGTGTGATGTGAACATTACACAGTTATTTTGGGGTGGCTAGGTCACATGGTCAAGGTTCTATTTAATTTAGAGTCACAGTACAAACACGATCAGCCAAGGTCCTACACAGTACAAACACGACCAGCCAAGGTCCTACACAGTACAAACACGGCCAGCCAAGGTCCTACACAGTAGAAACACCACCAGCCAAGGTCCTACACAGTACAAACACCACCAGCCAAGGTCCTACACAGTAGAAACACCAAACGAGAATCTACAGAAGGAAGCGGAGACACAtgaacaacacccacagagacatgaacaacacccacagagacatgaacaacacccacagagaCATGAACAACACCCCAGAGACAtgaacaacacccacagagacatgaacaacacccacagagacatgaacaacacccacagagaCATGAACAACACCCACAAAGACATGAACAACACCCACAAAGACATGAGCAACACCCCAGAGACACCTGTTGAACACATGAACAACACCACAGAGAGACATGAACAACACCACAGAGACACTCAGAAACCGTAATGGACTTACCTCCTCCTGTGGAAAGAGAACCTGAAACAACTGACCACCTGGAAGGAAATGACTCACCTCTGTGTTCTGTAGCTTCAACACCAAAACAAACCAATGAAAACAACTCGTTATGGATGACCTATCAGAATGGTAAAACGCTACCAGAACTGAAAATACTGatatatactgttatactgttggaagtaatatggctagaagttcatctgcctcacctaaagcctatTCTGGAAGCTGCTACAGACCACCAAGTGTTaatagtcagtatctggataacatgtgtgaaagcCACCGggatctgacaatctggatggaaaattactgagcataatagcagacaatattgtcactcctatttgccatatcttcaatttaagcctactagagagcgtgtgtcctcaggcctggagggaagctaaagtcattctcctaccc
This genomic window contains:
- the mrps26 gene encoding small ribosomal subunit protein mS26, with product MFQIITRSNPVIRLLAPRGAVLVEAVRGRKTRTDPKAKSKEGRIKTPPPVDPVEMVVLRERFTEYDLIMRALRLEFKEEMLRKRYEEEVGSLAEERAKQEAEEHRSLMTWNQEENLRMLKIRELRVQKEVEAAEVKKTEAAILREQAMESFVKEKGEEIMRIQEEAKSFINLENLDQRIEEALDNPKNYNFAIDKDGRVVKRTVLQ